A region from the Hydrogenimonas sp. genome encodes:
- a CDS encoding similar to CDP-glucose 4,6-dehydratase gives MTSLFNSVYRNRTVLVTGHTGFKGSWLVYWLKQMGANVIGYSLEPSSNPNHFTLLDLNMISVIGDIRDQRRLDDVFQEYRPEIVFHLAAQPLVRLSYEKPVETYETNVIGTLKVFEACRKAQVKAIVNITSDKAYDNREWVWGYRENDPMGGHDPYSSSKGCAEILTSSYRNSYFNLDDYGKSHNTLLASCRAGNVIGGGDWAQDRLVTDIMTAASKGEKTILRNPNATRPWQHVLEPLSGYLHIGQKLLEGQKEFAEGWNFGPADAGSITVEEVVKNIKTYWDKVEYVIDTDFNHPHEANLLKLDCSKAYTKLKWQNVWDNQRIFETTTTWYKEFYEKGILLTQLDLEAFISDAKAKKIEWTLA, from the coding sequence ATGACAAGCCTGTTTAACAGCGTTTACAGGAACCGAACAGTACTTGTAACAGGACATACCGGTTTCAAAGGTTCTTGGCTTGTCTACTGGCTGAAGCAAATGGGGGCCAATGTTATCGGATACTCTCTGGAACCATCTTCGAATCCAAACCACTTTACACTCCTTGACTTAAATATGATTTCTGTAATTGGTGACATTAGAGACCAACGAAGGCTTGATGATGTATTTCAAGAATACAGGCCGGAAATAGTTTTTCATTTGGCTGCCCAACCTCTTGTTAGATTATCATATGAAAAGCCTGTTGAAACATATGAAACCAATGTGATTGGCACACTAAAAGTATTCGAAGCGTGCAGAAAGGCTCAAGTTAAAGCCATCGTAAATATTACAAGCGATAAAGCATATGACAATAGAGAATGGGTATGGGGCTATAGAGAAAATGACCCCATGGGCGGACATGACCCCTACAGCTCCTCCAAAGGGTGTGCCGAAATATTAACTTCAAGCTATAGAAACTCCTATTTCAATCTGGATGATTATGGAAAAAGTCACAATACATTACTTGCCTCATGTAGAGCAGGTAATGTAATAGGCGGAGGAGACTGGGCACAGGATAGACTTGTCACAGATATAATGACGGCAGCAAGCAAAGGGGAAAAAACGATACTGCGAAATCCGAATGCAACAAGGCCATGGCAGCATGTTCTGGAACCGTTAAGCGGATACCTGCATATTGGACAAAAGCTATTGGAAGGACAAAAAGAGTTTGCTGAAGGCTGGAACTTCGGTCCTGCAGACGCTGGATCCATAACAGTTGAAGAGGTTGTGAAAAATATAAAAACTTATTGGGATAAAGTTGAATATGTTATTGATACAGATTTCAATCATCCACATGAAGCAAATCTTCTAAAGTTGGACTGTTCGAAGGCTTATACCAAACTAAAATGGCAAAATGTATGGGATAACCAAAGGATATTTGAGACGACTACCACTTGGTATAAAGAGTTTTATGAAAAAGGCATTCTACTTACCCAACTCGATTTGGAAGCATTTATTTCAGACGCCAAAGCGAAAAAGATTGAATGGACACTTGCATGA
- a CDS encoding glucose-1-phosphate cytidylyltransferase, with protein MKVLLLAGGYGTRLSEETDVRPKPMVEIGSKPILWHIMKIYSHYGFNDFVILLGYKGYFIKEYFANYFLHQSDVTIDITTGQMEILNSSSEPWKITLLDTGINTMTGGRIKRAQNFIGNETFMLTYGDGVSDINIKKLVDFHKSHKKAMTMTSVQPEGRFGALDITEKGQVVNFLEKPKGDGGWINAGFFVCEPIVFDYITDGDSTVFEQEPLQNLAKDGEIFTFKHEGFWKPMDTLRDKQQLQKMWEDNNAPWKVWQ; from the coding sequence ATGAAGGTTTTATTATTAGCCGGTGGGTACGGTACAAGGCTTAGCGAAGAAACCGATGTTCGTCCTAAGCCAATGGTTGAAATTGGCAGCAAACCAATACTCTGGCACATTATGAAAATATACTCACACTATGGCTTTAATGATTTTGTAATTTTACTGGGTTATAAAGGGTACTTTATTAAAGAATATTTTGCAAACTATTTTTTACATCAAAGCGATGTGACCATAGATATAACAACAGGTCAGATGGAGATTTTAAACAGCTCAAGTGAACCGTGGAAAATCACTCTTTTGGATACAGGTATAAATACCATGACCGGCGGTCGCATAAAGCGTGCCCAAAACTTCATTGGAAATGAAACTTTTATGCTAACGTATGGTGATGGCGTATCAGACATAAACATAAAAAAACTGGTAGATTTTCACAAGTCTCATAAAAAAGCCATGACAATGACATCAGTTCAACCGGAAGGTCGCTTTGGGGCACTAGATATTACAGAAAAAGGTCAAGTTGTGAATTTTCTAGAAAAGCCAAAAGGGGACGGAGGCTGGATCAATGCCGGTTTTTTTGTTTGCGAACCAATAGTATTTGACTATATAACAGATGGAGACTCCACAGTCTTTGAACAGGAGCCACTGCAAAATCTCGCAAAAGATGGAGAGATATTCACATTTAAACATGAAGGCTTTTGGAAGCCTATGGATACCCTAAGAGACAAACAGCAATTACAAAAAATGTGGGAGGACAACAACGCACCTTGGAAGGTATGGCAATGA